Proteins co-encoded in one Alphaproteobacteria bacterium genomic window:
- a CDS encoding pyridoxine 5'-phosphate synthase, with the protein MAKKLRLGVNVDHVATLRNARGGEHPCPVMAAKLAIKAGADGITAHLREDRRHIKDADIQRLRNELSAPLNFEMAATGEMLALARDIRPHAVCIVPERRAELTTEGGLDVWRAEAEIRNATAELTRSKIRVSLFVPPDPKQIDAAKRTGAPVIELHTGHYAHEREGELKKIIDAAAYASSLGLEVHAGHGLTFDNVKAIAAIPEIVELNIGHFLIGEAVFMGLDAAVKKMRKLMNEVRP; encoded by the coding sequence ATGGCTAAAAAGCTCCGTTTGGGTGTGAATGTTGATCACGTAGCCACGTTGCGTAATGCGCGTGGGGGTGAACACCCGTGCCCTGTGATGGCGGCGAAGCTGGCCATCAAAGCGGGTGCGGACGGTATTACCGCCCACTTGCGCGAAGACAGGCGGCACATTAAGGACGCCGATATTCAACGCCTGCGTAACGAGCTTTCGGCGCCACTGAATTTTGAAATGGCTGCAACGGGCGAAATGTTGGCGCTTGCGCGTGATATCAGGCCACATGCGGTGTGCATCGTGCCAGAGCGCCGTGCGGAGCTTACGACAGAAGGCGGGCTTGATGTTTGGCGCGCTGAAGCAGAAATTCGTAATGCAACGGCAGAGCTGACTCGTTCCAAAATACGTGTGTCACTATTCGTGCCGCCAGATCCCAAGCAGATTGATGCCGCCAAACGCACAGGCGCACCAGTGATTGAGCTTCACACAGGCCATTATGCGCATGAACGCGAAGGCGAACTGAAAAAAATTATAGACGCGGCGGCCTATGCCAGTTCGCTGGGGTTAGAAGTGCATGCGGGGCATGGGTTGACGTTTGATAATGTGAAAGCAATTGCTGCAATTCCTGAGATTGTTGAACTCAATATTGGTCACTTTCTGATTGGTGAAGCAGTGTTTATGGGGCTCGACGCGGCAGTGAAGAAAATGCGCAAACTCATGAATGAGGTGCGCCCGTGA
- a CDS encoding holo-ACP synthase translates to MILGIGSDMCDIRRIEKALARHGARFEQRVFTAQEQAKARSRKGAGRNSSASTYAKRFAAKEACGKALGTGVGAGGGIFWKDIEVINLPSGKPTIHLTGNAKRALDYLTPKGMRAEILVTLVDEYPMAQAFVVIQAIA, encoded by the coding sequence GTGATTCTTGGTATTGGCTCAGATATGTGTGATATTCGACGCATCGAGAAGGCGTTGGCGCGCCATGGTGCGCGGTTCGAGCAGCGCGTGTTCACCGCGCAGGAGCAGGCAAAGGCGCGCAGTCGTAAGGGGGCAGGGCGCAATAGTTCGGCAAGTACCTATGCGAAGCGTTTCGCGGCAAAAGAGGCCTGTGGTAAAGCGCTTGGTACTGGCGTTGGCGCGGGTGGCGGTATTTTTTGGAAAGATATTGAAGTCATTAATTTACCAAGCGGTAAGCCAACGATTCATCTAACCGGCAATGCAAAGCGTGCGCTGGATTATCTAACACCTAAAGGTATGCGGGCAGAAATTTTAGTTACTTTGGTGGATGAATATCCGATGGCGCAAGCGTTTGTGGTGATACAAGCTATCGCGTAA
- a CDS encoding Hpt domain-containing protein — protein sequence MSDDLPTRIDIPQLIRNMGGNEKIIPKLLETFWHSCNDCWQRMDAARKANDLNTWQRTAHELKGASLSITANRIAALCAKAEKLEQLDTAESQEILSLLVKKFEFLREDLERSKASA from the coding sequence ATGAGTGACGATCTGCCTACACGCATTGATATCCCACAACTCATTCGCAATATGGGCGGCAACGAAAAAATAATCCCTAAGCTGCTCGAAACATTTTGGCATAGCTGCAACGATTGTTGGCAACGTATGGATGCTGCACGCAAAGCAAATGACCTAAATACGTGGCAGCGCACCGCGCATGAACTTAAGGGCGCATCACTAAGCATCACCGCAAACCGTATCGCGGCACTTTGCGCAAAAGCCGAGAAGCTTGAACAGCTAGATACAGCAGAAAGCCAAGAGATTCTCTCACTTTTAGTCAAGAAATTTGAGTTTTTGCGTGAAGATTTAGAGCGATCCAAAGCAAGCGCTTAG
- a CDS encoding DUF192 domain-containing protein encodes MTIIPRAEPETTPEGIPNVDKRAPLTFSVEIRPEDAMKLEYIHTLNTLADDSGIIIAFTLPTMTSLPFMRVYTPVDVLFVNEQGIILQMLPNTILGEIFQDIMAKEPIKAFVFLKAGTIERKSIKPRDRIDNPIFIPPPAIIE; translated from the coding sequence ATGACGATCATCCCGCGCGCTGAGCCTGAAACCACGCCCGAAGGCATTCCCAATGTCGATAAGCGTGCACCATTGACCTTCTCTGTCGAGATTCGCCCTGAAGACGCAATGAAGCTGGAATATATCCACACACTCAACACGCTGGCTGATGATTCGGGCATCATCATTGCCTTTACACTACCCACCATGACATCCCTACCCTTCATGCGTGTCTATACGCCCGTGGATGTATTGTTTGTGAATGAACAGGGAATTATTTTACAAATGTTGCCTAACACCATCTTAGGTGAAATTTTTCAAGACATTATGGCTAAAGAGCCCATAAAAGCTTTTGTGTTTCTGAAGGCAGGAACTATCGAGAGAAAGAGTATCAAACCACGAGACCGAATTGATAATCCAATTTTTATACCCCCACCTGCCATTATTGAGTAG
- a CDS encoding DUF192 domain-containing protein has protein sequence MMRLLSALIIITFTNSVYAADTLPLGSVIIEHKDKPISFTVEVAHNDQQRRQGLMNRESIGQFNGMLFLFPRADVYEFWMANTYIPLDMIFVNADEIVHIAHSVEPMSRRPQGANQLVTSVIELPGGTARDENIRVGDKVSYIFSRDLEIR, from the coding sequence ATGATGCGTTTGCTATCAGCACTCATCATCATAACATTTACTAACTCAGTTTATGCAGCAGATACCTTGCCGCTAGGCAGTGTTATTATTGAGCATAAAGATAAGCCAATTTCCTTCACTGTTGAAGTGGCGCACAACGACCAGCAGCGTAGACAAGGCCTGATGAATCGCGAGTCAATTGGCCAATTTAACGGTATGCTGTTTTTATTCCCTCGCGCCGATGTCTATGAATTTTGGATGGCGAATACCTATATTCCGCTTGATATGATTTTCGTGAATGCGGACGAAATCGTTCATATTGCGCATAGCGTTGAACCTATGTCGCGCAGACCGCAAGGCGCAAACCAGTTAGTAACTTCCGTAATTGAGTTGCCTGGTGGCACCGCACGTGATGAGAATATACGCGTAGGTGACAAAGTATCGTACATATTCTCGCGCGATCTTGAGATACGTTAG
- the metZ gene encoding O-succinylhomoserine sulfhydrylase has protein sequence MSTKQDLSDCSDETKLVHSGTLRSQFGEVGEAIFMNSGFCYDTAETAESRFNGVAPGFVYSRYRNPNLAMLEDRLAALEGAQACISTGSGMAAVHASLMCFLKTGDHVVANRVLFGSCHYIITQILPRFGITYELVDGRDNAAWEKALSKNVAAVFIESPANPNLELVDIKHVCSIAKKSGAKVIIDNVFAGPLSQRPLEMGADVVVYSTTKYMDGQGRTLGGAVLGNKQYIEELLMPYFRHTGPALSPFNAWVILKGLETLSIRTERHVANAQKVAEFLETHSKVTKIAYPGLKSFPQASLAQSQMKHFGAIIALEVKGGKAAAFTFMNALKLVLISNNLGDAKSLITHPASTTHSNLAPEDRAKIGISDGLMRLSVGLEGVDDLINDLDKALSTI, from the coding sequence ATGAGCACCAAGCAAGACCTGAGCGACTGTAGCGACGAGACAAAACTCGTGCATTCTGGCACATTACGTAGCCAGTTTGGCGAAGTGGGCGAAGCTATTTTTATGAATTCTGGCTTTTGCTACGACACCGCCGAAACCGCAGAGTCTCGCTTTAATGGCGTGGCGCCTGGCTTTGTTTACAGCCGCTATCGCAACCCCAATTTAGCAATGCTTGAGGACAGACTCGCTGCACTCGAAGGTGCACAGGCGTGTATTTCCACGGGTTCAGGCATGGCAGCAGTGCATGCCAGCCTTATGTGTTTTTTGAAAACAGGCGACCACGTGGTGGCAAACCGCGTGCTATTTGGTTCATGCCATTACATCATCACGCAGATTTTACCGCGCTTTGGCATCACCTATGAATTAGTCGATGGGCGCGATAATGCAGCATGGGAGAAGGCGCTCAGTAAAAACGTAGCGGCGGTGTTTATCGAATCACCCGCCAACCCTAATCTGGAATTGGTGGACATCAAGCATGTCTGCAGCATTGCCAAAAAATCGGGTGCCAAAGTGATCATCGACAACGTATTTGCGGGCCCATTATCGCAGCGCCCGCTCGAGATGGGCGCAGATGTTGTGGTGTACTCGACAACGAAATATATGGATGGCCAAGGCCGCACATTGGGTGGCGCAGTGCTTGGCAACAAGCAGTATATCGAAGAGCTGCTGATGCCCTATTTCCGTCATACAGGCCCTGCCCTTAGCCCATTCAACGCGTGGGTGATTTTGAAAGGTCTTGAGACGCTTTCTATCCGCACCGAACGTCACGTTGCGAACGCTCAAAAAGTGGCAGAATTCTTGGAAACCCACAGCAAGGTTACAAAAATTGCTTATCCTGGGCTAAAAAGCTTCCCGCAAGCTTCACTGGCGCAATCGCAAATGAAGCATTTTGGCGCCATCATCGCGCTCGAAGTGAAGGGCGGCAAAGCGGCAGCGTTTACGTTCATGAATGCTCTTAAGCTTGTGCTAATTTCCAATAACCTTGGGGATGCGAAAAGCCTCATCACACATCCCGCATCCACGACACACAGCAATCTCGCGCCTGAAGATCGCGCGAAAATCGGCATATCAGACGGTCTCATGCGCCTGTCCGTAGGGCTTGAAGGCGTTGATGATTTAATCAATGATCTTGATAAAGCGCTGAGCACGATATGA
- a CDS encoding 7-carboxy-7-deazaguanine synthase QueE: MFGKNPKRPPIQSDGLTLDVQEVFATLQGEGPYVGWPSVFVRLGGCNLACEFCDTEFETYQSIALDALIENIERKANGLRNLVVITGGEPFRQNIEPLCIMLVSMGFHVQIETNGTLHRELPEAVDIICSPKVTSGNYHAVREDVLSRVSAFKFIIADDDSPYRDVAEVGQSKLGTPVYVQPMDQQDVEKNKKNMARAAMLAQTQGYRLSLQMHKILGIP; the protein is encoded by the coding sequence ATGTTCGGTAAAAACCCTAAACGGCCCCCCATCCAGAGCGACGGCTTGACGCTTGATGTGCAGGAGGTGTTCGCTACCCTACAAGGCGAAGGGCCTTATGTTGGCTGGCCTTCCGTATTCGTGCGCTTAGGCGGCTGTAATCTCGCCTGCGAATTTTGCGATACGGAGTTTGAAACATACCAATCCATCGCCCTTGATGCTCTCATTGAGAATATTGAACGTAAAGCCAATGGTCTGCGAAATTTAGTTGTAATTACAGGTGGTGAGCCATTTCGTCAGAATATCGAGCCCCTGTGTATAATGTTAGTGTCGATGGGCTTTCACGTGCAAATTGAAACGAACGGAACGCTGCATAGAGAATTACCAGAAGCGGTTGATATTATTTGCTCGCCAAAAGTAACAAGCGGCAACTACCATGCCGTGCGTGAGGACGTGCTGTCGCGTGTAAGCGCATTTAAATTTATTATCGCGGATGATGATTCGCCTTACCGCGACGTTGCGGAGGTTGGGCAGTCCAAACTCGGTACGCCTGTCTACGTGCAGCCAATGGACCAGCAGGATGTTGAGAAAAACAAAAAGAACATGGCGCGGGCGGCAATGCTAGCGCAAACGCAAGGCTATCGCTTGTCGCTTCAAATGCATAAAATTCTGGGGATTCCATGA
- the queC gene encoding 7-cyano-7-deazaguanine synthase QueC, producing MSKKAVLLLSGGLDSATTLAIAQSEGFDVYALSFRYGQRHAIELEAAKKVAALHGVKEHKIADIDLRLFGGSALTDDIAVPKSRSAHDIGHGIPITYVPARNTIFLSFALAWAEVLGANDIFIGVNALDYSGYPDCRPEFIEAYEKMANLATAAGVSGENPMKIHTPIIGMNKAEIIRKGNSLGVHYSVTISCYDPVDGKACGQCDSCLLRAKGFAENGIEDPARDIRIR from the coding sequence ATGAGTAAAAAAGCAGTTCTTTTATTAAGCGGCGGGCTTGATTCCGCTACCACATTAGCGATCGCCCAGAGTGAGGGCTTTGATGTTTATGCGCTCAGTTTTCGCTATGGTCAGCGCCATGCGATTGAACTTGAGGCCGCAAAAAAAGTGGCCGCGCTTCATGGCGTCAAGGAGCATAAGATTGCCGATATTGACCTACGATTGTTTGGTGGTTCAGCGCTGACGGATGATATTGCTGTGCCGAAATCTCGCAGCGCGCATGATATTGGCCACGGTATTCCGATTACGTATGTTCCAGCGCGTAACACCATTTTTCTATCGTTTGCCTTGGCGTGGGCAGAAGTATTAGGGGCGAATGATATCTTTATCGGCGTGAATGCGTTGGATTATAGTGGTTACCCCGATTGCCGCCCTGAATTTATTGAGGCCTATGAGAAAATGGCGAATTTGGCGACTGCTGCTGGGGTTTCGGGCGAAAATCCCATGAAAATTCATACGCCTATCATTGGGATGAATAAGGCCGAAATTATACGTAAAGGCAATAGCTTAGGGGTTCATTATTCTGTCACAATTAGCTGCTATGATCCTGTAGATGGTAAAGCCTGCGGCCAGTGCGATTCCTGTTTATTGCGCGCCAAGGGGTTTGCTGAAAATGGCATAGAGGATCCAGCGCGTGACATTCGAATTAGATGA
- the queF gene encoding NADPH-dependent 7-cyano-7-deazaguanine reductase QueF, whose translation MTEHLTQLGEKTVLPASPDEAVLERVPNPHTNVNYLIRFTAPEFTSLCPKTGQPDFAHLMIDYVPHKWIVESKSLKLFLHSFRNHGGFHEDCTVMIAKRIIEAIEPTWLRIGGYWYPRGGMPIDIFFQSGEAPKGVWVPDQGVPSYKGRG comes from the coding sequence ATGACCGAACATCTTACACAGCTTGGTGAAAAGACCGTGCTTCCCGCTTCGCCAGACGAAGCGGTACTTGAGCGCGTGCCCAACCCACACACGAATGTGAACTATCTGATTCGCTTTACGGCGCCAGAATTTACATCACTTTGTCCAAAAACAGGCCAGCCTGATTTCGCCCATCTCATGATTGATTATGTGCCGCATAAATGGATTGTGGAGAGCAAATCGCTCAAATTATTTTTACATAGCTTCCGCAATCACGGCGGTTTTCACGAAGATTGCACCGTAATGATTGCCAAGCGCATCATCGAAGCGATTGAGCCAACGTGGTTGCGTATTGGTGGCTATTGGTATCCACGCGGCGGTATGCCGATTGATATCTTTTTCCAAAGTGGCGAAGCGCCCAAGGGTGTTTGGGTTCCCGATCAAGGCGTGCCTTCATACAAAGGCCGTGGCTAA
- a CDS encoding iron-containing alcohol dehydrogenase produces MDNIIDSQIIARLSSLIAPLQLGKQLLVVCDSNTWKAAGERVFHALGDDYQLMRVQLEEAVIPSITTAQRIIALAGDMDALVAVGSGTINDLTKYAAHKVGKPYITIATAASMNGYAAANASLWDGAHKTSQPATAPKMIIADTEILAESPTRLTSAGFADMLCRSTVQADMFLSHHILGTPYHSEAFAALEPIEQALLPKSKKLTVGDEKSLNTLMQGLIIGGQWMSKTGSSATASQGEHMIAHAIEMLYPKIAARAYHGELVAVATVSMAKIQQRLLSTKPQLRKPATLENIQAVFGKELAASLFENYQHKAAVIQETLDMKWPEISAGIFGFMIPAEILTSALDHAGAPTKPEHIGLTEDQYSYALEYAHWTRDRFSFLDLV; encoded by the coding sequence GTGGATAACATCATCGACAGTCAAATAATAGCGCGTCTGAGTTCGCTAATTGCACCCTTACAATTAGGTAAGCAGCTACTCGTGGTATGCGACAGCAACACGTGGAAAGCAGCAGGTGAGCGTGTGTTCCATGCACTTGGTGATGACTATCAGCTCATGCGCGTACAGCTTGAAGAGGCGGTTATCCCATCCATCACCACTGCTCAGCGTATTATCGCCTTAGCAGGTGATATGGACGCGTTAGTAGCCGTTGGTAGCGGCACGATTAACGATCTCACTAAATATGCGGCACATAAAGTAGGTAAACCCTACATCACGATTGCTACTGCTGCCTCGATGAACGGTTATGCCGCCGCCAATGCAAGCTTGTGGGACGGAGCGCATAAAACCTCGCAACCCGCAACCGCGCCCAAAATGATTATTGCGGACACAGAAATACTGGCCGAGTCGCCTACCCGCCTAACTTCCGCAGGGTTTGCCGACATGCTCTGTCGCAGTACCGTACAGGCGGATATGTTCTTATCGCATCACATACTCGGCACACCCTATCATAGCGAGGCATTCGCGGCACTTGAGCCAATCGAGCAAGCCCTTTTGCCAAAATCAAAGAAACTAACCGTGGGTGATGAAAAATCCCTCAATACCCTCATGCAGGGGCTCATTATCGGTGGTCAGTGGATGAGCAAAACAGGCTCCAGTGCGACAGCAAGCCAAGGCGAACACATGATCGCCCATGCCATTGAAATGCTTTACCCCAAAATCGCTGCTCGCGCCTATCATGGTGAATTAGTGGCCGTAGCAACCGTAAGCATGGCAAAAATTCAGCAGCGCTTATTAAGCACAAAGCCGCAACTGCGCAAACCCGCCACCCTCGAAAATATCCAAGCGGTGTTTGGTAAGGAGCTGGCAGCTTCTTTGTTTGAAAATTACCAGCACAAAGCCGCAGTTATACAAGAGACGCTGGATATGAAATGGCCAGAAATATCCGCCGGCATCTTTGGCTTCATGATTCCCGCAGAAATTCTAACCAGCGCACTTGATCATGCAGGCGCACCTACCAAGCCAGAACATATCGGCCTCACGGAAGACCAATATAGCTATGCACTCGAATACGCGCATTGGACGCGTGATAGATTTTCATTCCTTGACCTTGTGTAA
- a CDS encoding lytic murein transglycosylase, whose protein sequence is MQRFSFITGLALILLTFSVSIAYANSVPFAAWLEAFNAEALSEGIPQETLDVALFNIAPNPQLVTLDRKQPEGKLTWLQYESRIVAQPRIGQGQAKFREHQALLKQVSEMYGVQPQIIVALWGTETNYGSYTGNYSVFESLATLAYDGRRADLFRKELKAALKIAADGKADPNEMIGSWAGAMGQTQFMPSSYLKYAVDWNGNDHPDIWHTQEDVFASIANYLKTEGWNGALPWGFRVELPQGFNPEWADLYKARPVSEWKSLGVVPVGNAAWPADETPIYVMYPGSNSEAAYAVTQNYHVLLHWNRSRYFATSVGLLSDKIAQ, encoded by the coding sequence ATGCAACGTTTCTCATTCATCACTGGGCTTGCACTGATTCTACTGACGTTCTCAGTATCGATCGCCTATGCGAATTCGGTGCCTTTTGCAGCGTGGCTGGAAGCCTTCAATGCCGAAGCGTTGAGTGAGGGAATCCCCCAAGAAACGCTCGATGTTGCGCTATTTAATATCGCACCGAATCCTCAATTAGTGACGCTCGACCGTAAGCAGCCCGAAGGTAAATTGACATGGTTGCAGTATGAGTCGCGCATTGTTGCGCAGCCGCGTATCGGCCAAGGGCAAGCCAAGTTTCGTGAGCATCAGGCGCTTTTGAAGCAGGTCAGCGAAATGTATGGCGTGCAGCCGCAAATCATTGTGGCCTTATGGGGCACGGAAACCAACTATGGCAGCTATACGGGCAATTATTCTGTCTTCGAATCACTGGCCACGCTTGCTTATGATGGGCGTCGTGCGGATTTATTCCGTAAGGAGTTGAAGGCAGCGCTTAAAATTGCCGCAGATGGCAAGGCTGACCCCAATGAAATGATTGGTTCATGGGCGGGTGCTATGGGGCAAACTCAATTCATGCCGTCGAGCTATCTCAAATATGCGGTGGATTGGAATGGCAACGACCACCCCGATATTTGGCACACACAAGAGGACGTATTCGCCTCGATTGCCAATTACCTCAAGACCGAAGGTTGGAATGGCGCATTGCCATGGGGATTCAGAGTCGAGCTACCTCAAGGCTTCAACCCAGAATGGGCCGATTTGTATAAAGCGCGGCCAGTAAGTGAATGGAAATCCCTTGGTGTAGTGCCTGTTGGTAATGCCGCTTGGCCTGCAGATGAAACGCCCATTTATGTCATGTACCCTGGCAGCAACAGTGAGGCCGCATATGCCGTTACGCAGAACTATCACGTACTCTTGCACTGGAACCGCTCGCGCTACTTTGCTACCAGCGTGGGCCTCTTATCTGACAAAATCGCACAATAG
- a CDS encoding septal ring lytic transglycosylase RlpA family protein, whose amino-acid sequence MKRFITLFALSILVTACSGTKDYGDAPGFRNGKATHPLVKIGKPYEINGTTYYPEYDPEYKETGMASWYGPGFHGKSTANGETFNKYEMTAAHRTLPIPSIVKVTNVKNGKTAIVRINDRGPFAHGRIIDLSKLAAERLDMIRSGVAKVKVEYMPQESRRYIALLEQGRSPSNINVERDVLIGETSFASASEAFDTPQQKKERSWFDLLNPISAAQAEEPKASTKGEVIPVETKTTQDLPPLDGAPPAKLPPTQQSAPVAEVQRSPFDLVPQTQKIEDPKIPDKPVVQGGYMLQLGVFGNEANALNLKRKFDGISDVEITTIQLGGRTLHRVRAGPYRDEMAARDIQQRARTMGVLDTKIVKL is encoded by the coding sequence ATGAAACGTTTCATTACACTATTTGCCCTTTCCATTTTAGTCACCGCTTGTAGCGGCACAAAAGACTATGGTGATGCGCCTGGTTTCCGTAACGGTAAGGCCACGCACCCCTTGGTGAAAATAGGCAAGCCTTATGAAATCAATGGCACGACCTATTACCCAGAATATGACCCAGAATATAAAGAAACGGGTATGGCTTCGTGGTATGGGCCAGGCTTCCATGGCAAAAGTACCGCCAATGGCGAGACCTTCAACAAATATGAAATGACGGCTGCGCATCGCACCCTACCGATTCCTTCAATCGTAAAGGTGACGAACGTGAAGAATGGCAAAACTGCTATCGTGCGCATCAATGATCGCGGCCCATTCGCGCATGGGCGTATTATCGACCTTTCAAAGCTTGCTGCAGAGCGCTTGGATATGATTCGCTCAGGCGTTGCTAAGGTAAAAGTTGAGTATATGCCGCAAGAATCACGCCGTTACATCGCGCTGCTTGAGCAGGGCAGGTCACCTTCGAATATCAATGTGGAGCGTGATGTTTTGATTGGCGAAACCTCGTTTGCTTCCGCATCAGAAGCATTCGATACACCTCAGCAGAAAAAAGAGCGTTCATGGTTTGATTTGCTCAACCCTATCAGTGCCGCGCAAGCCGAAGAGCCCAAAGCCTCAACTAAGGGCGAGGTGATTCCCGTTGAGACTAAAACGACGCAAGATTTGCCACCACTCGATGGTGCGCCACCTGCCAAATTGCCGCCTACCCAGCAATCGGCTCCCGTGGCAGAAGTGCAGCGCTCACCCTTTGATTTAGTGCCGCAGACGCAGAAAATAGAGGACCCCAAAATACCCGACAAACCCGTGGTTCAAGGTGGGTACATGTTACAGTTAGGTGTGTTTGGCAATGAGGCAAACGCGCTTAATCTCAAGCGGAAATTTGACGGAATAAGTGACGTAGAAATTACCACGATTCAGCTGGGTGGGCGTACCTTGCACCGTGTGAGGGCAGGGCCTTACCGCGATGAAATGGCGGCGCGCGATATTCAGCAGCGCGCTAGAACGATGGGTGTGCTGGATACCAAAATTGTGAAACTGTAA
- a CDS encoding D-alanyl-D-alanine carboxypeptidase, whose translation MKRLMVLKFATLFVALFAWSTLHAQTPPDVPVADGAAPADVSDLPSHMILLDATTGTILKEKNSGEKMFPSSMSKLMTEYMVFDELKKGTLQLTDTFTVSENAWRIQGSKMFVPIGEQVGVEDLIRGISIQSGNDACVVVAEGLAGSEAAFADRMNAKAKELGMTDSNFVNASGWPDENHYTTAADLAILGKALIRDFPEFYHYFSEREFTYNGIRQYNRNPLLGRLGVDGLKTGHTEIAGYGIVLTAKEPVTERRLVLVVNGLKSMKEREQVGEYLLTWGFRNFENITLAKKDQPIIEANIFLGKADKVALTVREDVLVTLPKTEREKVSIKATYQGPLQAPITAGAEVGTLVISLPNGSKQEVPLVAAAAVEKKGIFARIPDVIGSWF comes from the coding sequence ATGAAACGTTTGATGGTGTTAAAATTTGCTACGTTGTTTGTTGCACTTTTTGCATGGAGCACGCTGCATGCGCAGACACCGCCCGACGTTCCGGTAGCGGACGGGGCAGCACCAGCCGATGTCTCGGATTTGCCAAGTCACATGATTTTGCTGGATGCGACGACAGGCACCATCTTGAAAGAGAAAAACAGTGGTGAGAAGATGTTCCCCTCGTCGATGAGCAAGCTCATGACCGAATACATGGTGTTTGATGAGCTGAAAAAGGGCACTCTCCAGCTTACCGACACTTTCACCGTGAGCGAGAATGCGTGGCGTATTCAGGGCTCTAAAATGTTTGTACCGATTGGTGAGCAAGTGGGTGTGGAGGATTTGATTCGCGGCATCTCGATTCAATCAGGTAATGATGCTTGTGTAGTGGTCGCGGAAGGTTTGGCTGGCAGCGAAGCAGCGTTTGCCGATCGTATGAACGCTAAGGCAAAAGAGCTGGGCATGACGGATTCAAACTTCGTGAATGCTAGTGGTTGGCCAGACGAGAATCACTATACCACCGCCGCAGATTTGGCGATTCTTGGCAAGGCACTGATTCGCGATTTTCCTGAGTTTTATCACTATTTCTCGGAGCGTGAATTTACCTATAATGGCATTCGTCAGTATAATCGCAACCCGTTGCTGGGACGCTTGGGTGTTGATGGTTTGAAAACAGGTCACACTGAAATTGCGGGCTACGGTATTGTGCTCACCGCCAAAGAACCCGTTACAGAGCGCCGCTTGGTGCTGGTAGTGAATGGCTTAAAATCCATGAAAGAGCGTGAGCAGGTGGGTGAGTATCTGCTGACGTGGGGTTTCCGTAATTTCGAAAACATTACGCTCGCCAAGAAGGATCAGCCCATCATTGAGGCTAACATATTCTTGGGTAAGGCCGACAAAGTCGCGCTAACTGTGCGCGAGGATGTATTGGTAACCTTGCCTAAAACCGAGCGTGAAAAGGTAAGTATTAAGGCGACCTATCAAGGCCCACTACAAGCACCGATTACCGCAGGTGCTGAAGTTGGTACATTGGTGATTAGCTTACCTAATGGTAGCAAACAAGAAGTGCCATTGGTGGCCGCCGCAGCCGTTGAGAAGAAGGGTATATTTGCCCGCATCCCCGACGTGATTGGGAGCTGGTTCTAA